A genomic segment from Cryptococcus gattii WM276 chromosome J, complete sequence encodes:
- a CDS encoding protein threonine/tyrosine kinase, putative (Similar to TIGR gene model, INSD accession AAW46451.1), which yields MSQTPSQQPPYSDDVFEPTQLSQAAYSQTQNTQAFISSQVEPRRKYWAIFISTHSDRGILKVPWSKPYIQLGRGPPTLGNDVILPEKRVSNTHCRFTLGMQGAKNSELSNDTTRAWKEGEGEPEVWVEDLKSSNGTFVNGARINTRRLLRHGDEISLGHAGTLDYHDVRYIYRSVGGKRLKNGQASSSSGDLEPVGQVYEKYQLLERLGKGTFAEVHKAVDVETGNMRAIKQIVKHRFAGNDKTLQLFHREINITRSLEHENICRLIDWYEDPQHICLVLEYVDGGDLLDYIMNWPDEQGGLPEQHAAELTVQICRAMAYTHSKGITHRDLKPENILLTKEHEGTRIVKIADFGLAKMIHTNTMLVSMVGTPQYLAPEIVMQTDQQPGYENVVDSWSVGIIVYSMMTKALPFDEDSKLPVEQRIRARFTQPPDISLLEQRNVSRQAIDFVLRLLDKDPARRMTMSQALDHDWLSEPSSQPMESQRIGLGGDSMWSIQSFDSLQPDSDFDYGYGYGPGSIANNWQRPATVSGTRLESGVEGSDDFSQPLTKLHLNTPEGGDIPSKTASSKQTTTTATTGGAVGINTPVSPLSPLVAGSHVDIVSPSAPTPASPTSLSKSKQKQKRKLGHEKGGSNSIDSEDDGLESVIRRTDNVPVNGSMDVSGEKEPEPTVVESVKKDGKDGVVSGRRPRKSMRLQ from the exons ATGTCTCAAACTCCCTCCCAGCAGCCCCCGTACAGTGACGATGTCTTTGAACCCACGCAGTTATCCCAAGCAGCGTATAGCCAGACTCAAAATACGCAGGCATTCATCAGCAGTCAGGTGGAGCCGCGCAGAAAATACT GGGCAATCTTCATCTCTACTCACTCGGACCGCGGAATCCTAAAGGTACCCTGGTCCAAGCCCTATATTCAGCTAGGAAGAGGACCGCCTACTCTTGGGAATGATGTTATACTTCCCGAAAAGAGAGTCTCCAACACACATTGTCGCTTTACGCTTGGGATGCAAGGTGCAAAGAATTCGGAACTGTCTAATGACACCACCAGGGCatggaaagaaggagagggtgAGCCGGAAGTATGGGTTGAGGATTTGAAGAGCAGTAACGGAACGTTT GTCAATGGTGCACGTATCAATACCAGACGCCTTTTACGGCATGGCGATGAGATATCACTGGGTCATGCGGGTACGCTTGATTACCACGACGTTAGATATATATATCGCTCTGTTGGGGGCAAGAGATTAAAGAACGGGCAAGCCTCAAGCAGTAGTGGCGACCTCGAGCCTGTAGGTCAGGTCTACGAAAAGTATCAATTGCTCGAGCG CTTGGGCAAAGGGACATTTGCCGAAGTTCACAAAGCTGTCGACGTTGAAACGGGGAATATGCGTGCTATCAAA CAAATTGTCAAACATCGCTTTGCTGGCAATGACAAGACTCTCCAGCTGTTTCACCGAGAAATCAATATCACTAGAAGTCTGGAGCAC GAAAATATATGTCGGCTGATTGATTGGTATGAAGATCCTCAACATATCTGTCTCGTTCTAGAGTATGTAGATGGAGGCGATCTATTGGATTATATCATGAACTGGCCAGATGAGCAAGGCGGTCTCC CTGAGCAACATGCTGCTGAACTGACAGTTCAGATCTGCCGTGCAATGGCCTACACG CATTCAAAAGGCATCACTCATAGAGACTTGAAGCCAGAG AATATCCTTTTGACAAAAGAACATGAAGGCACTCGAATCGTCAAAATTGCAGATTTTGGCTTGGCTAAAATGA TCCACACCAACACGATGCTTGTGTCCATGGTCGGAACGCCACAGTATTTGGCTCCTGAGATTGTCATGCAAACGGATCAGCAGCCAGGATACGAAAACGTAGTAGACTCGTGGTCTGTCGGCATAATAGTTTACAG CATGATGACCAAGGCTTTACCCTTTGATGAGGATAGCAAACTTCCTGTAGAG CAACGGATTCGAGCCCGTTTTACTCAACCACCTGATATATCCCTATTGGAGCAGCGAAACGTTAGCCGACAAG CAATCGATTTCGTCTTGAGGCTGTTGGACAAAGATCCCGCGAGGCGTATGACCATGTCCCAAGCGTTGGATCACGACTGGCTTTCTGAACCTTCTTCCCAGCCGATGGAATCCCAACGCATCGGTCTCGGCGGTGATTCCATGTGGTCCATCCAATCGTTCGACTCTCTACAACCCGACTCTGACTTTGACTATGGCTATGGCTATGGTCCTGGAAGTATCGCCAACAACTGGCAGAGGCCCGCCACGGTGTCTGGCACAAGGTTGGAAAGCGGTGTGGAGGGATCAGATGATTTCTCTCAACCACTGACGAAATTGCATCTCAATACCCCGGAAGGAGGGGATATACCTTCCAAAACGGCAAGCAGCAAACAaaccaccaccaccgccaccaccgGCGGTGCGGTAGGTATAAACACCCCAGTAtcacctctttctcccttGGTTGCCGGTAGTCATGTCGATATCGTTTCGCCATCTGCGCCTACCCCGGCATCACCGACATCCCTTTCAAAAtcaaaacaaaaacaaaaacGCAAGCTGGGGCATGAAAAGGGGGGTAGTAATAGCATCGACTCGGAAGATGATGGTTTAGAGAGTGTTATTCGCAGGACGGATAATGTCCCAGTGAATGGGAGCATGGACGTATCCGGTGAAAAGGAGCCGGAGCCGACGGTGGTCGAGAGTGTAaagaaagatggaaaggaCGGTGTCGTATCGGGCAGACGACCTCGAAAATCTATGCGCCTTCAGTAA
- a CDS encoding uncharacterized protein (Similar to SGTC gene model, INSD accession EAL17175.1), translating to MHDSVVPMEVVGDNIHSTPLPRPVDPRAPLVEEREEAVDEGYEQRHQEALCREQRRSRVEERQKAPVVSPCDQCHGVSVECRASRYSRLGFGCCKRLGGFVTYLECEVNGAVALRPTLLPHLRESSRQSFPTSWRRRCWKSGGKRCGGGFRRSCRWRWACRARGSVVTGMTSPRSVFSIDSPFF from the exons ATGCACGATAGTGTAGTACCGATGGAGGTGGTGGGTGATAATATTCACTCGACTCCGCTTCCTCGACCTGTGGATCCACGAGCGCCAC TGGTTgaagagagggaggaggCAGTGGATGAGGGATATGAGCAGCGGCACCAG GAGGCACTGTGCAGGGAACAGAGGAGGTCTAGGGTTGAGGAGCGCCAGAAGGCACCAGTGGTTTCACCTTGTGACCAATGTCATGGGGTCAGTGTTGAATGTCGGGCTTCTCGCTATTCTCGACTT GGGTTCGGATGTT GCAAAAGGTTGGGAGGTTTCGTCACCTATCTCGAGTGCGAGGTGAATGGCGCAGTGGCTT TGAGACCAACACTTCTACCGCATTTGAGGGAGTCTAGCAGGCAATCGTTTCCTACCTcatggaggaggaggtgcTGGAAGTCCGGAGGCAAGAGATGCGGGGGAGGTTTCAGGAGGAGTTGCAGGTGGCGTTGGGCATGTCGCGCAAGAGGAAGCGTGGTAACAGGGATGACTAGTCCGAGGA GTGTGTTTTCCATTGATTCGCCTTTCTTCTAA
- a CDS encoding Hypothetical Protein (Similar to TIGR gene model, INSD accession AAW46452.1) — MSDNQNPQGQSSVPETPASVSEVDTSGGPAAASSSLEPASSEGTDQQDPVVSTPSKVQDMLQQSINRENFQEEVGQVMGTLNSWWGGVKKQSASTLATLKADIDKTVSQAQADFEYLKAAKVEVVRKDATAEPPKVSAKENQGVSASTLKEEPIDVEDDQEKGKGKEKVPSSTPNQTSPPAFFTKLASSTSQLQQSIVSAVQSTLDATSANSALSNPNAFRQQLVDNLRLTSARENLQLSVKQAEKLAEDYLRKGDQWVKGAEKWMEEAVKIVPPEGEETHVVNIGWDGGDWYSFSTSNDPSYISAIDSGASGPAAASTQVKVLASSRKDALLKRLREDKQLLLVDPEGEGETEKRKAEFRDWVNTQWEVQKTKGRLEDEGLVGSVRMELVPEHLTDEQFWQRYLFHKHMIEDEEQKRKLLLQSSQQDQADDFNWDDEPEETTPLGERQASRDIDTPKVSSDDKQSSLILNYSKVKLAALDSTSPQDSEESYDLVSDQGGKTMRAAPPSGDDDSDWE; from the exons ATGTCAGACAACCAGAACCCGCAAGGCCAATCTTCGGTTCCCGAAACTCCCGCAAGTGTTTCAGAAGTTGATACATCGGGTGGACCGGCCGCAGCAAGCAGCAGCCTCGAGCCCGCTTCGAGCGAGGGGACAGATCAGCAGGACCCTGTTGTGTCGACTCCTTCAAAAGTACAAGACATGCTACAGCAAAGCATCAATCGCGAAAACTtccaagaagaagtgggACAGGTTATGGGCACCTTGAACAGTTGGTGGGGTGGCGTCAAAAAACAA TCCGCGTCTACTTTGGCAACTTTAAAGGCCGACATAGATAAAACAGTTTCCCAAGCGCAAGCGGACTTTGAATATCTCAAGGCAGCTAAAGTTGAGGTGGTACGCAAAGACGCCACTGCCGAACCCCCAAAAGTGTCAGCCAAGGAGAATCAAGGAGTCAGCGCCAGTACTTTGAAAGAAGAACCGATAGATGTTGAAGACGACcaggagaaggggaaagggaaagaaaaggtGCCATCATCTACACCAAATCAGACGAGCCCCCCTGCGTTCTTCACGAAACTCGCTTCTTCCACTAGTCAACTTCAACAATCGATCGTATCCGCTGTACAGTCTACACTCGATGCCACCAGTGCTAATTCGGCACTATCCAATCCAAATGCTTTCCGTCAGCAACTTGTGGACAACCTACGCTTAACCTCTGCTCGAGAGAACTTGCAGCTTTCAGTCAAACAAGCTGAAAAACTGGCTGAAGACTATCTGCGCAAAGGAGACCAATGGGTCAAAGGTGCTGAGAAGTGGATGGAAGAGGCTGTTAAAATCGTACCTCCcgagggagaagagacTCATGTGGTCAACATAGGCTGGGATGGCGGGGACTGGTACTCCTTTTCGACTTCTAATGACCCGTCGTACATATCAGCGATTGATAGTGGTGCCTCTGGGCCCGCAGCCGCTAGCACCCAGGTCAAGGTTTTGGCCAGCTCTCGTAAGGACGCACTTTTGAAGCGCCTTCGAGAAGATAAGCAGCTTTTGTTGGTTGATCCTGAAGGCGAAGGGGAGACTGAGAAAAGGAAAGCAGAGTTCCGTGACTGGGTTAACACACAGTGGGAAGTACAAAAGACCAAAGGTCGACTGGAAGATGAGGGTCTTGTGGGTAGTGTTAGGATGGAGCTTG TGCCCGAGCACCTCACAGATGAGCAATTCTGGCAACGCTACCTGTTCCACAAACATATgattgaagatgaagagcaAAAAAGGAAACTACTTTTGCAAT CTTCTCAGCAAGACCAGGCAGATGATTTCAACTGGGATGATGAGCCTGAAGAAACAACCCCCTTGGGCGAAAGGCAGGCATCCCGTGATATAGACACCCCCAAGGTCAGCTCAGATGACAAGCAATCTAGTCTAATACTGAATTATTCAAAGGTGAAACTTGCCGCTTTGGACTCGACAAGCCCACAGGACTCGGAGGAGAGCTATGACTTAGTCAGTGATCAGGGAGGGAAAACTATGAGGGCCGCCCCTCCTTCGGGAGATGATGATTCTGACTGGGAGTGA
- a CDS encoding uncharacterized protein (Similar to TIGR gene model, INSD accession AAW44069.1), translated as MRALGEHLPRTLGEVAEHGNKIDWLTSSLISSFAINKSYQQSYPIVLQRRLVRILLDPIMAPNGYYQDAEMNSTVGRPNWDHLKCHFYQNLVNAAVDVCLPDSSMSRMPSREEFCKRVKDYLEGTAKMKKRMKAEREANQLLKAICARVNPLSAWIKTNFERILKSLLLVYHMEASVHGLSTSHNLLDSQDDEGLTSDANQYAEFLVLCDLYEQERVDEPSYILALKG; from the exons ATGCGAGCCCTGGGAGAACACCTCCCACGGACATTGGGCGAGGTCGCTGAGCACGGAAATAAAATAGACTGGCTCACATCATCTcttatctcttctttcGCCATCAATAAATCTTACCAACAATCTTATCCGA TCGTTCTACAGAGGCGGCT TGTCAGAATCTTGTTGG ACCCAATAATGGCACCCAACGGCTATTATCAAGATGCGGAAATGAATTCCACTGTCGGGAGGCCGAACTGGGATCACCTCAAGTGCCATTT TTATCAAAATTTGGTCAACGCCGCTGTGGACGTCTGTTTACCAGATTCTTCAATGAGTAGAATGCCCAGCAGAGAGGAATTCTGTAAAAGAGTCAAGGACTACCTGGAGGGCACTGcgaaaatgaagaagaggatgaaggcGGAAAGGGAAGCCAACCAGCTCCTCAAGGCGATCTGTGCCAGGGTAAACCCC CTAAGCGCATGGATCAAAACGAACTTTGAAA GGATCCTAAAGTCCCTCCTCTTGGTCTACCACATGGAGGCGTCCGTCCATGGCTTGTCAACAAGCCACAATCTGCTCGATTCGCAAGATGACGAGGGCTTGACATCTGATGCCAATCAGTATGCTGAGTTCCTAGTTCTCTGCGATCTGTATGAGCAGGAGAGGGTAGATGAGCCAAG TTATATTCTGGCCCTTAAAGGTTAA